In the genome of Dyadobacter fermentans DSM 18053, the window GGACAACGCGCGGAAAAGTAAATGGCCGTCAGCAGATCGTCGCAATGGCCGGTAGCGCATTTCGAAAGCGTTTTTGCCGTCGCCGGTGCGATTATCATCAGATCCGCCCAAAGCCCGAGTTCGACGTGGTTGTTCCATTCGCCGGTTTCGCTTTTGGTAAACGACAGCAGGACCGGGTTTTTGGACAGCGTCGACAACGTGAGCGGCGTAATGAATTCCTTCGCCGACTGGCTCATCACCACCCGGACTTCGGCTTCTGCCTTCACCAGCAGCCGGACGAGCAATGCGGATTTGTAAGCGGCAATGCTTCCCGAAACGCCCAGTAATATCTTTTTACCTTTCAGATTCAATTGACAAAGATTTGAGGCTCGCGGCGGGGCCCATGTTCATTGGATGTAAAGTTAAAGAGATAAAAACAAAAAGCCCGCCATCAATCAGATTCATGGCGGGCCGGGATGTGTACGGTTGTATTATTCTTCGCTGGCGTCGCGGTAGCTGTGGTACGTTTTGCCCTCGATAAATTCATCGATCGCAATGCTTCCAGCCTTTGGCATACGCTCGTAAAACTTCGAAATTTCGATTTGCTCTCTGTTTTCGAACACTTCTTCAAGGTTGTCCACTCCGGAAGCAAACTCGGCCAGTTTGTTGTTCAGCTCTTCCTTCATTTTGCTGGAAATCTGGCGTGCCCTTTTGGAAATGACAGATACGGATTCATACAGGTTACCTGTTACCGCCGCTATCTTGTCTGTATCACGGGTAATGATCGATGGATTCGTTGCCATAATGGTCTGATATAGTTAAAATTTTTAAAACAATGTAATTAAATCCCTATTGGCCATTGGGTTCGGTGACCGCCGGGGTGGTAACCTTCGCCGGTTTGGTGGCAGGGTCGGGTTGTGATTCTTTCAATTTCTGTCTTTCCGCTTCGGCCTTGGCGATTACCTCGATCTGTTTCTGGCTCTCGTCGTACATTCTTTCAGCGTCGCGGTTGTATTTGCCGGTTGGATATTTGTCCACAAGCTCCTGGTAAAATTTTACTACTTCCTGGTACCGCTCTTTTTGTTTGTCGATGAAGCTGTTGGAAGCCAGGTTGTACTGCGATTCCACTTTCAGGAATGCAAGTTCTTCATTGTATTGGGAATCAGGGAAATCTTTCCGGAAATTCTCGATCGAAATAACGGCCGATTTAAGTGACATCGGGTTAAAATCGCTGATCTTGTGGTACAGCCTCGCACGTTCATAGGCCTTCTTTTCCAGTTTCGAGCGCAGTTCGAGGATGTAACGAGTACATTCTTCGCGGAACGGGCTGTCAGGATATGCATTGATAAAATCCTGCATGGCCGAAATGGCTGTGAAAGTGCTCGACTGGTCAAGATTATACGGCGACGAATCCTTATACAGCGAAAATGCATGCATATATAATGCTTCCTGAGCGTAATCGCTGCGTGCGTAAGTGTCGTAAAATTTCTTGAAAAGAAACTGGCTGGTATTGTACTGGCCCTGATGGTACTGGGTGTAAGCGTAATAGAACTGCGCCAGCTCCGACTCGGTGCTGCCCTTGAGCAGGGGAATCAATTCCTCAAAAAGCAGTCCCGCGCGGTAATAGTCCGCCTTCTTATAATAGGCCATAGCAGCATCGTATTTCTGCTGATCCGTACCTGTCTTCTGTAACTTGGAGAACTTACTGCAGGAAGTAACAACAAGGATTGCAATGAATAGCAAGAAATAGCTTGCCGGACTGTTTTTTCGCATATTAACTGCAAAGGTAATAAAAAAAGCTACATCATCCATAACGAATGCGTAGCTGATATAGTGTTAAAAGTTAGCCTATTGCTGATGGCGAACGAGCATTTTTTTGGTTGCAACCTTTTTGCCGTCGACGGACAACTGATAGAAATAAAGCCCGGTAGGCAAGTCTTTGGTGTTCACGCGCAGCTTACGGTCATTTCTGTTCAGCGTAAATTCCTGCAAAACCTGTGAGCCTAACACATTGTAGAACGTCAGCTTCGCGTCGCGCAGGCCGGTTGAAATAGTAAAATCCAGTTCTGCGTACTCGCTGGCGGGATTAGGGTAGACGTTCGAAACTGAAATTTTGTCATTCACGAACAACAATTCTTCCGCTCTCATCTGGGCCTCCAGTGCCGGAGACTTCCTTTCACTGCCTTTTTCGGCTACTTCTGCCGCGAGTGTGTTATTATCGGCCGGATTGCCGGATGCAAAAAGAAACGAAGTGTAGAATCTATTCAGCGCTTTTGGATTTTGCAAAGTCAGTGGCTTGTAACTGACACGACCTGAAAAGTTCGAAAATTTAATGTTCTGAGCGGCGGGGGCTTTCTTCTTGCCAACCATGTTCAGGCGGCTTCCCCCTGAGACGCTTTGGGCCTGTAACCCTTGAAAACTCAGGGCCAGGGCTAAAATTATATATAGAAGACGTATAGTTCTTTTCATAGCTGCAATCGGATACTTTTTACTAATGCGTTATGTGTTTTTAGCTGAAAAGTACGCTACAAAAATATAGAGAAATAATTGTATATTCAAAATATATTGTGCGAACGGGTCACTTTATTTTTCTAAGGTAAAAAACCGTGCCGAGTGTGTGTATTATAACTGAAATTGTCAGTCTAAATCTATTTTTCCTGCCAGGTCGCCTTTTCCTTCGTCGGCTTCTCTGTAATGCGCCAATTGAAGCCATCGAGCTGTCGCTCGGCGGGCTTTATTTTGGATGGAGGGATCAGCTTTCCATCCGGTTTCCCGATGAATGCAATCCGCTGCACCCGGTTATCCTCGAAAAGCAGGTTCATTCTCCCGCATTCGACCCTGTTCAAACCGATATTTTTCTGCTTATCGTCCACTGCATAGTAAGCACTTTCCCCGTTGCCGTCCACCAGGACCTGTTTTAACTTATTGCCCGTCTGGAAATAGGCATTGATCGTCCGGCCCTTCACCTGGTTAAATTGCTTCACCAGGGTATCCTCGGTGATCACAAAAGACTTCCCTTTGA includes:
- a CDS encoding T9SS type A sorting domain-containing protein, translated to MKRTIRLLYIILALALSFQGLQAQSVSGGSRLNMVGKKKAPAAQNIKFSNFSGRVSYKPLTLQNPKALNRFYTSFLFASGNPADNNTLAAEVAEKGSERKSPALEAQMRAEELLFVNDKISVSNVYPNPASEYAELDFTISTGLRDAKLTFYNVLGSQVLQEFTLNRNDRKLRVNTKDLPTGLYFYQLSVDGKKVATKKMLVRHQQ
- a CDS encoding DNA-directed RNA polymerase subunit omega, which translates into the protein MATNPSIITRDTDKIAAVTGNLYESVSVISKRARQISSKMKEELNNKLAEFASGVDNLEEVFENREQIEISKFYERMPKAGSIAIDEFIEGKTYHSYRDASEE
- a CDS encoding outer membrane protein assembly factor BamD: MRKNSPASYFLLFIAILVVTSCSKFSKLQKTGTDQQKYDAAMAYYKKADYYRAGLLFEELIPLLKGSTESELAQFYYAYTQYHQGQYNTSQFLFKKFYDTYARSDYAQEALYMHAFSLYKDSSPYNLDQSSTFTAISAMQDFINAYPDSPFREECTRYILELRSKLEKKAYERARLYHKISDFNPMSLKSAVISIENFRKDFPDSQYNEELAFLKVESQYNLASNSFIDKQKERYQEVVKFYQELVDKYPTGKYNRDAERMYDESQKQIEVIAKAEAERQKLKESQPDPATKPAKVTTPAVTEPNGQ